Genomic segment of Synechococcus sp. A18-25c:
GCCAACTTTGCAGCGTTTGCCCGTCCTGAAGGCGACAACGAGCTGAAGGAAGAGCAGGTGGTGGATGCAGAAGCCGTCGAGGGTCTGCAGGAGGAGGGGCTTCTCAGTGATGAGTGAGTTCTGCGCTCGCTCTCGCGGCCGCTCCCCGGCGGCCACCAAACTGATCCACGATGCCCGTTCAGTCCATGATTGATCCCACCACGATCCCGGTTCGTCGACTGCCTCGGTATGGGTTTCACACCCACACTGAGCGCCTCAACGGGCGTGCTGCCATGCTCGGCTTCATTGCCCTTCTCGTGGTTGAGATCAAGCTTGGCCATGGCCTCCTGATCTGGTGAGCAAGACCCTGCTCGGCCGCAGCGCGGCCGAGCTTGAAGACTGGGTCGTGTCCCAGGGGCAGAAGCCCTTCCGGGGCCGGCAGCTCCACGATTGGTTGTACGCCAAGGGTGCCCGCTGTCTGGATGACATCACGGTGCTGCCCAAAGCGTGGCGATCCAGTCTTCAGGACGAAGGGGTGACTATCGGTCGCCTCAAGGAAGTGCACCGATCGGTTGCCGCAGATGCGACCACCAAGCTTCTGCTGGCCACCGAAGACGGTGAAACGATCGAAACCGTTGGCATCCCAACCGATCAGCGACTGACAGTTTGTGTGTCCAGCCAGGTGGGATGTCCGATGGCCTGCCGCTTCTGCGCAACTGGCAAGGACGGTCTGCAGCGCTCACTGCGCACGCATGAAATCGTTGATCAGGTGCTGAGCGTGCGCGAAGCCATGGATCGTCGCCCCTCCCACATCGTGTTCATGGGGATGGGTGAACCACTGTTGAACAGTCAAGCGGTGCTCGAGGCGATTCGTTGCCTCAACGATGATCTCGGCATCGGCCAGCGCCGGATCACCGTGAGCACGGTTGGCGTGCCAAAGACGCTTCCGCAGCTGGCGGAACTGGCCCTCGAGACACTTGGTCGCGCGCAATTCACACTGGCCGTCAGCCTGCATGCACCGAATCAGCAGCTGCGCGAGGAATTGATCCCCACCGCGCATGCCTACCCCTATGACGATCTCCTCGAGGATTGCCGTCACTACCTGGCGGTGACCGGTCGGCGGGTGAGTTTTGAATACATCTTGCTCGGCAATCTCAATGATCGTCCGCAGCATGCTGAGGAGCTGGCGGATCGTGTGGGTGGCTTTCAGAGCCATGTGAATCTGATTGCTTACAACCCAATCGAAGAAGAGGAGTTTCAGCGGCCCTCCCGTGAACGCATCGACGGCTTCAGGCGGGTGCTTGAGCGTCGTGGCATCGCTGTCAGCCTGCGGGCTAGCCGTGGTCTGGACCAGGATGCAGCCTGCGGTCAGCTGCGGCGCTCGCGCCTGAAGTAGGGGAGACTGCGGCCACCTGCCCGGTCTTATGGCCCCGATCGACTGGATCATCCTGATTGGCTACCTGGCAGCGACGTTGGCCCTTGGCCTCTGGTTGGCCAAACGCAACCGTGGTGAGGATGACTATTTCGTTGCAGGTCGCAGCCTCAGCGGTTGGCTCGCGGGCGCTTCGATGGCCGCCACGACCTTCTCCATCGATACGCCGCTTTACGTGGCGGGCATTGTTGGCACCCGAGGCCTCGCGGCCAACTGGGAGTGGTGGGGGTTCGGCTTAGCCCATGTGGCAATGGCCGTGGTGTTCGCACCGCTCTGGCGCCGGAGTGGGGTGCTCACGGATGCGGCCTTTACTGAATTGCGTTATGGAGGGCCGGCAGCGGCTTGGCTTAGGGGCATCAAGGCCTTTCTGTTGGCATTGCCGGTCAACTGCATCGGCATCGGTTATGCCTTCCTCGCCATGCGCAAAGTGGTGGAGGCTCTGGGCATCGTCTCCAACCGACCGGTGGTCGCCGCCGGGGGAATCCCCGACACGCTGCTGCTGCTCAGCATCGTCGCTGCATTGGTCCTGGCGTACACCGTGGCCGGGGGACTGTGGGCCGTGGTGATCACTGATTTCATTCAGTTGCTTCTGGCTCTGCTGGGGGCCTCTGCTGTGGCTTGGGCAGCGGTGCATGCGGCCGGTGGAATGGGCTCACTCCTGGATCAGCTCAGCGCCATCGAGCGCCCTGAGTTGCTGTCCCTCGTTCCCTGGCGCTGGGGTCCTAACGGTTTCGACTGGATCGGTGGGGCTGGCATCAGCATCTCGACCTTCCTGGCCTACCTCACCGTGCAGTGGTGGAGCTTCCGTCGCAGTGACGGTGGTGGTGAATTCATTCAGCGAATGCTGGCCACGAAAGACGAGCAGCAGGCTCGTCTTGCCGGCTGGGTGTTTCTGGTGGTCAATTATCTGGTTCGCAGCTGGTTGTGGGTGCTCGTGGCCTTGGCGGCTCTGGTGTTGCTGCCCGATCAGAGCGATTGGGAGATGAGCTATCCCGCCCTCGCCGTGCAGTTGTTGCCTCCTGTGGTGCTTGGTCTGGTGGTGGTGTCGCTCGTGGCTGCCTTTATGAGCACCGTGAGCACCTCCGTGAATTGGGGTGCCAGCTATCTGACCCACGATCTCTATCAACGTTTCCTGCGTCCGAACGCTTCGCCCCGCGAGTTGCTTCTGGTGGGTCAGGTGATGAGCGTGGTGCTGTTGGTACTGGGGGTGGCAACCGCTCTGATCAGCGACAGCATTGGAACGGTCTTCCGTCT
This window contains:
- a CDS encoding chlorophyll a/b-binding protein, coding for MIDPTTIPVRRLPRYGFHTHTERLNGRAAMLGFIALLVVEIKLGHGLLIW
- the rlmN gene encoding 23S rRNA (adenine(2503)-C(2))-methyltransferase RlmN; this translates as MSKTLLGRSAAELEDWVVSQGQKPFRGRQLHDWLYAKGARCLDDITVLPKAWRSSLQDEGVTIGRLKEVHRSVAADATTKLLLATEDGETIETVGIPTDQRLTVCVSSQVGCPMACRFCATGKDGLQRSLRTHEIVDQVLSVREAMDRRPSHIVFMGMGEPLLNSQAVLEAIRCLNDDLGIGQRRITVSTVGVPKTLPQLAELALETLGRAQFTLAVSLHAPNQQLREELIPTAHAYPYDDLLEDCRHYLAVTGRRVSFEYILLGNLNDRPQHAEELADRVGGFQSHVNLIAYNPIEEEEFQRPSRERIDGFRRVLERRGIAVSLRASRGLDQDAACGQLRRSRLK
- a CDS encoding sodium:solute symporter family protein; amino-acid sequence: MAPIDWIILIGYLAATLALGLWLAKRNRGEDDYFVAGRSLSGWLAGASMAATTFSIDTPLYVAGIVGTRGLAANWEWWGFGLAHVAMAVVFAPLWRRSGVLTDAAFTELRYGGPAAAWLRGIKAFLLALPVNCIGIGYAFLAMRKVVEALGIVSNRPVVAAGGIPDTLLLLSIVAALVLAYTVAGGLWAVVITDFIQLLLALLGASAVAWAAVHAAGGMGSLLDQLSAIERPELLSLVPWRWGPNGFDWIGGAGISISTFLAYLTVQWWSFRRSDGGGEFIQRMLATKDEQQARLAGWVFLVVNYLVRSWLWVLVALAALVLLPDQSDWEMSYPALAVQLLPPVVLGLVVVSLVAAFMSTVSTSVNWGASYLTHDLYQRFLRPNASPRELLLVGQVMSVVLLVLGVATALISDSIGTVFRLVIAIGTGPGVVLVLRWFWWRINATAELAAMLCGFVVGLTTSVVPLLQISDYGQRLMVTTALTAVVWITVMLVTPPESSDVLERFVKTVQPPGPGWNQWRRRFEVQASESLPDLLARFVFSSGVLFGALLGSGAFLLHQTPLGWLGLVVAVVSLTLLRLPRRSVAAL